The Cinclus cinclus chromosome 5, bCinCin1.1, whole genome shotgun sequence genome segment GCAATAACTTGCAGACGAAATGAAACAGGCAGACGATCCGAAACTGACTCGCTTCCCGAGCTTTTCCCTGCgctctgcccccagcccccctcttttgtttcaatatttaattgcatttctttCGGAATTACTAGGCAACCCACCCTCAGATGTGCAGTTTAAAGGTGATGTTCTTGCAGTGTGATTCTCAGGATCTACTCCGTAGAGCACCATCATGTGATACTGGGGTAAGGTGGAGTTAGCTTTAAGGGGAGGGGGGAGTCTCCAGCGTTCTTCACCAATCTTTAGGATCTGACTGGAGAAATACCAAAGGATCCTTCTCgttttcctgctccttctccgTCCAGCTCCTGGGCCAGCCCCTAAGCCGACCAAAGACGGGCAGAGCAGTTGCAAGGTGAGTTTCAATCGTGGTTGCTTTTCCATGACTTTGGGTGATTGTGTGCCAGTTAGGCTGCTGTCTGCTTGCTGTCTTAAGTGCAGGTGACAAAATCCAAGTGAGGGTTAGGGTCCAGGTAGAACTtctgaggagctgggagaaCCATCATCTTGGGTTGACAgcattttgttcttgttttggaACAGCTCCGATAGTTTTACTGTGCATTTCCATTCGCCTCACAGCACATTATTTTTCACCCTTTTTGTCATTTGGTGCTAAACTTTTGACCAAAATCTCTCACGGAGAGAGGGGAGACTGTGCAATCACCCAGAGGGGTCTGCAGAGCTATTGGTTTTCCCCATGCCAAGCCATCACTCAGAGTGGGGAAGGATCTCCTTCCTGCCTTGGGAGCTGGGGGTTTAGGAGAAACGAAACAGTGCAGCTGTCTGGGAGACTGAACTTCATGCCTCTCTGTTTTCTGGTTCATTTTGcagaaggacagaaaagaaGGACTCCTTGTCACttgacagcagtgctgtgtttctAGGCTGGTTCCTAGATAAGCTCTTGCACACATCAGAGAGGTTGCATCTCTGCTATGGGAAAGATGAGGGAAGAAGGAGCGGTAGCATTTTCTAGTTTTGAGTTtgatatttaataaataagcaggagcagagcttggCCAAGGGAGTAGAAAAACCAAGAACATGAAACCCTGGACACCTTATTGCAGTTCAGTCCTGGCTGCCAAAAGAACCTGCCCAGTTCCCTCCTTGCAGGACATGGCTCCTTGCCTGTTCTTGCCATCATTCCATCAAGTCACAGGGCTGGAGTGCCCAACTCGTGATATACAAGTAGTGGTGGAGTTATTGATTAAATCCAGATGTCGATTTTCAGACTATGATAAAGTTACACTGTGGGAATTGAGGAGCCCTGGCCCTCCACATCACATCCACATTTCGGTAAAGCACCTACTTCTGGCTGTGACAGAAGTGATGCTTCAAGGGATCTTGGGGGTGGAAGTTTCTTTATTGGACCCTAAAACAGATTTGGTGGACTAGATCTGATGAATTTAGTTAGCAGAGGCAGAAGGTCTGAGAGATAATTCCCAGGTGCATACCCTAGATAACTTGAAAGTCAGAGCAGTCAAATCTCAGACAGAGAAGCCTTTTGTCTGAAATCATTGCTGTTAACTCTCACAGTAAAATGAAAGTCAGAGGCAAGCTACATTGCCTGTCTCAGTTTCATGTAGACTTGTAAGGCTACATAAAGAAGAgccagcagaggcagctggggTTAGCTCCTGACAGAAGGGAGAAGCCATGGCATTGGCATGTGATGACCACTGGCTGACCCCCAGGAGGAGTTGGAGCTGCAAGCCCAGCCCTCACACTGACTCTGCCCTAGGGAGGAGGTAGCCCCAGCTCTGGTGCCCAGCGTGTGGCTGGTTAAAAGGGTGTCTGTCACGAGTAAGAGACAAAGAAAATTCTTCTCCAGAGACCTACATGGTACAGAGATTTATACCGAGTATCATTTAAGAACAAAAGCTCATCCATTCAGGGTAACTTCTAATGAAGTACATTTTAGTGGGCAATGTTCGTACAGCTTTTGTGATAAATGCTATGTGAAGTGGCATTTGAAACCCACTTGTGTGAATTTTAAGTGGCATTACTTTCATTACCATAACCTGAGGTTAAGTGAGCAATAAATTTAGTTCATGGGAGTGGGCAGAGAGAAAGTTCCAGATTCAGTTTGGAATGCAGTTCTACTAATGATGCCCAGATTCAGTGCTACTAATGGCAAGTTGAAGTAAAGGTGTGTCAGGTTATCGATTAATTGTTTTTGAATTGTTGatcaattaattttattttatttttaaatttgcctTCTGAACACGTATTCTTGggtttcagattttttaaatccaAGGCCCTGCAAAGGGGTGGTTATTTAAGCATGCTTATTTCCCTTGCGCAGCTAAAGCAATTTTCTGTGGTGTTTAAAATTTgcagatttttgtcttttgtcctGTATTCTTCTTttgctgcacagccctgctaGCTAAGGTTAAGGTGTTCAGAGTTCCCGATTTGCCTTTGACtcagtgccagtgctgctgaggGCAATTGGCCACTCAACATCAAGTGTATGcgttacaggggaaaaaaaaacaaaaaagcaattGAGTCATTTTTCCACCCGCCACATTAGTCAGATGGGCTTCTCCCCCCCCGCCCTCCATGTGATGCCTGGATATAATTTCACTGAGAGCAGTTTGAGAAAGCAGACGTTTGCAGATTAAACTTGTGAGGAGATGTAAGACATAAAGTGGAGGCTACGCCGACGGAAGGCTGAAATTGCTCCCCAGATCGCTATTTCGTGCGACTTGTGCCGGCGGGAGCGGGCCGGGCAGGGCTCGTGTCCCCGTTGCCGTCCGTCCTGCGGCTCGGTGCTCCTGCggcgggaccgggaccgggaccgggaccgggaccgggaccgggaccgggaccgggaccgggaccggcgggcgcggggcggctCCGCTGCTGCGGGACGCGGGGCAGGAGCCGTGCCCGGCCGTGCCCGGCCCTGCTGTTCCCCTTCTCCGCAGGTGCTGCGAGGGACATGCGGCTCCGGGGAGCGGGCTCGCCCCGGGCTCCGCTgcggggctgaggggagcgCTCTGAGCTGGGAGCGGTCCGGGTGAACGCGGCGGCGGAGACGGTCGGCGGCGAGTTGGAAGGAAACAACATGAATACCTCGGTTCTCGCCCCACTGGGGAATATTTCCGGTCATCTGAATTTTTCGGAGATGGACTCGCAGATCTTGCAGTTTGAGGATGAAGATTGCCATGTGCCTTTGGCCATGGTCTTCACTTTGGCCTTGGCTTATGGGACTGTGATAATTCTGGGAGTCTCTGGGAATCTGGCCTTGattgtcattattttaaaacaaaaggagaTGCGCAATGTCACCAACATCCTCATTGTCAACCTGTCGTTTTCTGATCTCCTAGTGACCATCATGTGTCTTCCCTTTACCTTTGTGTACACTTTAATGGACCACTGGATTTTTGGGGAGGCCATGTGCAAGCTGAACCCTTTTGTGCAATGTGCTTCCATCACCGTCTCCGTCTTTTCTTTAGTCCTCATTGCTATTGAGCGCCATCAGCTGATCATAAATCCCCGCGGCTGGAGGCCGAACAACAGACATGCCTACATGGGGATTGCTGCCATTTGGATTTTAGCCACAGCTTCCTCTTTGCCTTTCCTGATCTACCACGTGTTAACAGATGAGCCCTTCAGAAATGTAACATTTGATGAATATAAGAACAAATATGTGTGCTTGGACCTGTTccccttggacactgccaggctTTCTTATACCACAACGCTTTTGGTGATTCAGTACTTTGGACCactttgttttatatttatttgctaCCTGAAGGTAAGATAGAATCCTCTTGCAATGTGTACTTCGTTCTATCTGATTTTTTACCCTACCGTTTCTTTACCCTTGCAAAGATGACAGTGGTAGGTTAATTTATCCCATGTGTTTCTCTTTTTGAATTTCCTGCAGATATACATACGGttgaaaaaaaggaacaacatGATGGACAAGATGAGAGACAGTAAGTACAGATCCTCTGAAACCAAAAGGATCAACATCATGCTGATTTCAATAGTGGTCGCATTTGCAGTTTGCTGGCTGCCTCTCACCATCTTCAATATTGTGTTTGATTGGAATCATGAAATTCTGCCTGTTGCTACCTGCAGCCACAACCTGTTGTTCCTGATTTGCCACCTCACTGCCATGATCTCCACCTGTGTGAATCCCATCTTCTATGGGTTTCTCAATAAGAACTTCCAAAGGGACctgcagtttttttttcatttttgtcattTCCACTCCCGTGAGGAGGATTATGAAACTATAGCCATGTCTACCATGCACACAGATGTTTCAAAAACCTCTTTAAAGCAGGCAAGCCccatcacatttaaaaaaataaatagtgatgacgatgaaaaaatataaagaagttTCAAAAATTCTACACCAAGCTGCAAGAAGTGTGATTGCAGGTGAAGTGTGTCCAAGGACAAGCACAATTGTATAACAAGTGCAAAAAGGgtaatgtttttcttccttttccaaggAACTTTGATTGTTGTCCCTTTGAAATTATGTGCTGTGCATTTTTGCCCCTTTTACTGCTTTAATATAGAAGttatatctgtattttattgtaaGATATAGTCAGACCTGCTACTACCTATGGTTTTCATCagcttttgttctgttttctttgtacAGTTCTGTGCTTCAGCACAAAGGTTTacttattgattttttttcaaagcagtaGTTTTCAGGAGAGTCCATTTAAGACCATTAGAAACAATATGAACCACAGGAACACTGTCATTACAGAGGATATCCACCAAATAATAAAATTAGGAAATTCTGATTTGAAGaggactttttttaaaaaattcatctTTTGATTGATGTCAAAATCCTGTAAAATCTGTGTAggtatgcaaaaaaaaaattatgtaaaaccTGTAGAATATGTTTAAATGGGGACATACAGTTGTCTCATTCAAAGAGGTAATTTGGGCTGTAATCACTTAGTTTCAAAGAAAGGATTAAGAAATTCTGTTCTCATTTACAATAATAAAACCCTACAGTAATTCCACAGAGAACAATGGGATAACTGATACTTCAgcacagcaaatgaaaacataaataGGGCTTCAGTCCCAAATGATTACAGCTGGTTTTAATAACACaggctttttaattaaaaaaatctaaatccTATTTTCATCTGGCATCACTGACAGGAGTTACTGTTACTGGGATGAAATGCATCATTTGTTCCGAGCCTGTGAACCATGTAAATTCTCCTTGAGACCTACGTCCAGAATCTAGAGGGAGATGGGACTGTTTGCTGCCTGGACAAGGTGCAATTCCATCCTCACAGGTGACAGAGAAATTCAAGTCTAGTATTAAAAAAGCAAGACAGGGCTACCTCAGTCTTTTCACAGTAATTAGTGTTGACCTATATAAATTATGTATAGCCTCATAATACTTTATGTTCAGGTGCAATGGCATAAACCTGACAAAGGGTAGTTTAATCAAGACCTGCAAAATGTAAAAGAAGGACATGAATATAGTTTAATTGGTATGTTTAATTTCCAAACTCACAGTTCCTACTGTTGGTTGAAGTGTGGAAACATTTGCCAAATATATGCAATAGACCTCTGTTACTGCTTAAAATATATATCCTCTAATTGttaataaacacaaaatattcaTGAATAGATTCCATTTGAGGGAATATATGAGCATATAACTTGACTGCTGTAATTGAATTTTCAACAATACCAGCCAGCTGAGGTTCTGTGTCATGCAGTGTACTTCACTATATCATCATGTCTTTTTGAAGaatcagttttttaaaatataatataagGTCCTGCTTCCTTTCAGCAAGGTCACTTTAAATCATTCTGGCAGACAAGAGGGTCTTTAAAATGGATATAAATGTATATACAATATAAATGGAAATCTGACATATTTCTAAGGAAAAATATCTCAGGATATGAGATGTTATGGTGAATTTAATATGTTCTAAATTTGACACAGATAAATGcccaagaaattaaaattatttggattgCGAGTATTGAAAAGTGAAACACCGTGCCTTGTGCTGTCTTATAAATAGTGTAGAATATTAAAGTAGCAATCTGTTCTTGTGCATTATAATTCCATGTATTTCTCTACTGgaagataatttaatttaaaaggagTTTTCTGTGCTTGAGAGCAGAGGCAGAAtgtagaaaattaattataagaCAGAAGGTTCTTTCAGAGCTTTGGCCTTTTGTATTTTATgagatttcctttttctttttgcttctccATGGAATGTGTTGTTAATAACTTGACAAGGGTTTCCcgaaattatttctttctcactttgcaacaattttcatatttcaaagGATGTGTATTTTCACAATGATATACAATGTACAAAAACAGCCATGAGGTTTTTTATTAAGAATATCACACTGGGTTTTTCCCATTACAAAAAGTCACTGTGACtcttatggcttttttttttttctttttaaaaaacactttctttCAATGtagtgcaaaaagaaaattcactcAGTAAGAAACTTTCCAGTTAGTTTGCTGGAAATTTTTGACCAAGCTGAATTAGGTGCTTATATGGTGTAGTTGTAGAGGAACTTTGGAGGAGCCTGCTGGTGCTCAGGGACCTGAACCCGTGTGTCCTAAGATTTAGAGATCTCCAGTGGGATAGCAATGTAATTCTTCCTATGTCAGCATTACTCCTGCTTGAGGTACAGTCTCTAATCACACAGCCCATCATACTATCCCCTGAGAATGCATGTCAGGTGTTTTTTGCCCAGCAGCACCTGATAAACAGGGCAAACTAAATGGGAGCATTCCTCCTGCTCAGCCATTTTTGCTCTGCACTGCTGTCCTAGGATCAGGCTTCTTGTTTCCTCACACCCCTGCAAGAAGCCTTTCTGAGCCTCTGCTAAGGACACAGCTTAGTGCTTTGTCACacaaacagcacagggacactaCCTGTAATGGCAGTGGAAATGAACACAGTATGAAGACTGTTCTGCAGGAAAATGCATGTGGAGAATTTCAGAGGCAAAAACATGGCTCTTCTGAAGAATTTGTCATGAGGACAGAGATAAAAGCAGTGTCTCTGAGGTGCTGACCTAACATCTGCAGGGTATAGCTCAGATCTGTGGATAGCAGTATTTTTGTCTTTGGTTTCATGACTTGATGCTGGAGTCCTCCAAATCTTTCCCCTCCCAACAGGCAGCTACAGTACTGAtcctctttttcattttcagagctCCAGCATGGCTTCTCCTCTATATGCTAAATTTCTTTACAGGGTAAGCTGACAGATTTCATGTTTCACTATAATTTTTCAATCATTCTGGAttgatatttatttcttctatgTGCTGTTTTGTCAAACGTCCCACACTTCAGCACATGTTGATTCCTGTCTCAGAAGCCTGAAGTTCCCTTTTATTCTTTCAGACTTGCAGGAAAGTTTTACtgacagaaaaagagaacagtGAATGATCTATAATGTATCTTATTATTTATGTGTCATACATTTAATGTCAAATCTCCAGCCTTAAATGACAAATATAACTATTTAATAAGAATCAGTATTTGCTTAATT includes the following:
- the NPY1R gene encoding neuropeptide Y receptor type 1 yields the protein MNTSVLAPLGNISGHLNFSEMDSQILQFEDEDCHVPLAMVFTLALAYGTVIILGVSGNLALIVIILKQKEMRNVTNILIVNLSFSDLLVTIMCLPFTFVYTLMDHWIFGEAMCKLNPFVQCASITVSVFSLVLIAIERHQLIINPRGWRPNNRHAYMGIAAIWILATASSLPFLIYHVLTDEPFRNVTFDEYKNKYVCLDLFPLDTARLSYTTTLLVIQYFGPLCFIFICYLKIYIRLKKRNNMMDKMRDSKYRSSETKRINIMLISIVVAFAVCWLPLTIFNIVFDWNHEILPVATCSHNLLFLICHLTAMISTCVNPIFYGFLNKNFQRDLQFFFHFCHFHSREEDYETIAMSTMHTDVSKTSLKQASPITFKKINSDDDEKI